A genomic segment from Alistipes senegalensis JC50 encodes:
- the ftsZ gene encoding cell division protein FtsZ, whose amino-acid sequence MTDELMSEIKAPRMSGSIITVVGVGGAGGNAVNHMWNLGIRGVTFMVCNTDQQALDKSPVELKIRLGAEGLGAGNDPENGRRAAVESLPEIRQTLEESGTKMIFITAGMGGGTGTGASPVIAKLAREMGLLTVAIVTSPLAVEGKIRYEQAFRGIEELRQNADSLLIINNENILEIYGRLSLKQAFGKADDILASAAKGIAEIITVESDLVNVDFADVSKVMRDSGRAHMAVATAEGDNRAEAVAEASLRSPLLDHNLISGAKNILLNISVSDADALMYEEVVQILEYIQAHASVQDDHGVIHNANIIWGTSEKPQLGNSIELVVVATGFEGEAQPGAMRPIIPAPHIVEPVAKESAAAPVLEPIKPLTPKVAQRQPEQVMLGAKPTRYSNIESLLAKPAYQSRNSKFVVQMPGGRKEVLKDDTAEASAPKEETQGGSLFD is encoded by the coding sequence ATGACAGACGAATTGATGTCGGAAATCAAGGCTCCGCGCATGAGCGGCTCGATCATTACGGTCGTAGGCGTCGGCGGCGCCGGGGGCAATGCCGTGAACCACATGTGGAATCTCGGTATCCGGGGGGTTACGTTCATGGTCTGCAATACCGACCAGCAGGCGCTCGACAAGAGCCCTGTCGAGTTGAAGATACGCCTCGGAGCCGAGGGGCTCGGAGCCGGCAACGATCCCGAGAACGGGCGTCGTGCGGCTGTCGAGTCGCTGCCCGAAATCCGGCAGACGCTCGAAGAGTCCGGCACGAAGATGATCTTCATCACGGCCGGCATGGGCGGCGGAACCGGTACGGGCGCCTCGCCCGTCATCGCCAAGCTGGCCCGCGAGATGGGATTGCTGACGGTGGCTATCGTCACTTCGCCGCTGGCCGTCGAGGGAAAGATCCGTTACGAACAGGCGTTCCGGGGAATCGAGGAGCTGCGTCAGAACGCCGATTCGCTGCTGATCATCAACAACGAGAACATTTTGGAGATTTACGGCCGCCTCTCGCTCAAGCAGGCTTTCGGAAAGGCCGACGACATTCTAGCCTCGGCGGCCAAGGGCATCGCCGAGATCATCACCGTCGAAAGCGACCTGGTGAACGTCGATTTCGCTGATGTGTCGAAGGTGATGCGCGACAGCGGCCGGGCCCACATGGCCGTGGCCACGGCCGAGGGCGACAACCGCGCCGAAGCGGTCGCCGAAGCGTCGCTGCGCTCGCCGCTGCTGGATCACAACCTCATTTCGGGGGCCAAGAATATCCTGCTGAACATCTCGGTGTCGGACGCCGACGCTCTGATGTACGAGGAGGTGGTGCAGATTCTGGAGTATATCCAGGCCCACGCCAGCGTGCAGGACGACCACGGCGTGATCCACAATGCCAACATCATCTGGGGTACGAGCGAAAAGCCGCAGTTGGGCAATTCCATCGAACTGGTGGTGGTCGCCACGGGCTTCGAGGGCGAGGCCCAGCCCGGTGCGATGAGGCCGATCATCCCTGCGCCCCACATCGTCGAGCCGGTCGCCAAGGAGTCGGCCGCGGCCCCCGTGCTGGAGCCGATCAAGCCCCTGACGCCCAAGGTCGCGCAGCGCCAGCCCGAGCAAGTGATGCTCGGGGCCAAGCCGACCCGTTACAGCAATATCGAGAGCCTGCTGGCCAAGCCCGCCTACCAGTCGCGCAACTCGAAGTTCGTCGTGCAGATGCCCGGCGGCCGCAAAGAGGTACTGAAAGACGATACGGCGGAGGCGTCGGCTCCGAAAGAGGAGACGCAGGGCGGCTCGCTGTTCGATTAA
- the gldE gene encoding gliding motility-associated protein GldE: MEEAHPWIAYNGFSPQIAVLCAVTFCLLCVSALVSGAETSFFSLSHNDVRRLQNSKSLSAAAVLRLLTDVDLLLATILVVNNLVNICIVILTANIIDSLFTFLRFEFLFKTVLVTFLLLLFGEILPKVLAQTIPVRFASMVARPLVLLRWIFYPLSYILVRTSSRISEKAAHRSEISLDELADAVDMTQSTSPEEHVMLSGIVNFVNTEVQEIMKPRVDITALDATDDYETVKKTIIESGFSRIPVYEEDIDNIRGTLYVKDLLPYINNGSDFAWQQLVRKPYFVPEHKKINDLLADFQSNKVHMAIVVDEYGSTLGLVSLEDIIEEIVGEISDESDNDESFYTCLGPKCYLFEGKTHLGDFERILGIDEDTFADVQGEAETLAGLMLELKRDFPRKGDAFTAHDIRFTVQEMDGHRIDKIRVDIP; this comes from the coding sequence TTGGAAGAAGCTCATCCCTGGATCGCTTACAACGGGTTTTCGCCCCAGATCGCCGTGCTGTGCGCGGTGACGTTCTGTCTGCTGTGTGTTTCGGCGCTCGTATCGGGTGCCGAGACTTCGTTTTTCTCCCTTTCGCACAACGATGTCCGCCGTTTGCAGAACAGCAAGAGCTTGTCGGCCGCTGCCGTGCTGCGCTTGCTGACCGATGTCGATCTGTTGCTGGCCACGATCCTGGTGGTCAACAATCTGGTGAATATCTGCATCGTCATTCTCACGGCCAATATCATCGACTCGCTTTTCACGTTCCTGCGTTTCGAATTCCTGTTCAAGACCGTGTTGGTGACCTTCCTGCTGCTGCTCTTCGGTGAGATCCTGCCCAAGGTGCTGGCGCAGACCATCCCCGTGAGGTTCGCCTCGATGGTGGCCCGGCCCCTCGTGCTGCTGCGGTGGATTTTCTACCCGCTGTCGTACATCCTCGTCCGCACGAGCAGCCGCATCAGCGAAAAGGCCGCCCACAGGAGCGAAATATCGTTGGACGAACTGGCCGACGCCGTGGACATGACCCAGAGCACGAGCCCCGAGGAGCACGTGATGCTGTCGGGGATCGTCAACTTCGTCAATACCGAGGTGCAGGAGATCATGAAACCCCGCGTGGACATCACGGCGCTCGATGCCACGGACGACTACGAAACGGTCAAGAAGACGATCATCGAATCGGGATTCTCGCGCATCCCGGTCTACGAGGAGGATATCGACAACATCCGCGGCACGCTCTACGTCAAGGACCTGCTGCCCTACATCAACAACGGCAGCGATTTCGCCTGGCAGCAGCTGGTCCGCAAACCCTACTTCGTGCCCGAGCACAAGAAGATCAACGACCTGCTGGCCGATTTCCAGTCGAACAAGGTCCACATGGCCATCGTCGTCGATGAGTACGGTTCGACGCTGGGGCTGGTTTCGCTGGAGGACATCATCGAGGAGATCGTGGGCGAGATCTCCGACGAGAGCGATAACGACGAGTCGTTCTATACGTGTCTCGGTCCCAAGTGCTATCTCTTCGAGGGCAAGACCCACCTCGGGGATTTCGAACGCATCCTCGGCATCGACGAGGACACCTTCGCCGACGTGCAGGGCGAGGCCGAGACCCTCGCGGGGCTGATGCTCGAACTCAAACGCGACTTCCCGCGCAAAGGCGACGCCTTCACGGCGCACGACATCCGTTTCACGGTGCAGGAGATGGACGGGCACCGCATCGACAAAATCCGCGTGGACATCCCATGA